A single window of Candidatus Woesearchaeota archaeon DNA harbors:
- the rpl12p gene encoding 50S ribosomal protein P1, with amino-acid sequence MEYVYAAMLLHKAKKEITEDAVKKILNAASIEVNDAKIKALVAALEGVNIEEAIKKQAVAAAPVVSAAPVTQAKEKKEEKKEEKKDDGAGAAGLGALFG; translated from the coding sequence ATGGAATACGTATATGCTGCAATGCTTTTGCATAAAGCAAAAAAAGAAATAACTGAGGATGCTGTTAAAAAGATACTTAATGCTGCGAGCATTGAAGTAAATGATGCTAAAATCAAAGCTTTAGTTGCTGCGCTTGAGGGTGTAAACATTGAAGAAGCTATCAAGAAACAAGCTGTAGCTGCTGCGCCTGTTGTTAGCGCTGCTCCAGTTACGCAAGCTAAAGAAAAGAAAGAAGAGAAGAAGGAAGAAAAGAAAGACGACGGCGCAGGTGCCGCGGGTCTAGGCGCCTTATTTGGTTAA
- a CDS encoding ribosome biogenesis/translation initiation ATPase RLI, with protein MSRIAVVKKEDCNPVGCGNYLCIRVCPINRKGENCIFKGDDRKIGIDETLCIGCNICVKKCPFEAISIINLPEELKKTPIHQYGKNGFHLYNLPIPQFGKVVGLLGINGIGKSTAMQALGGLLKPNLGKEGESTYDELIQFFKGTEAQKYFEKVKNGEIVVAYKLQQVDLINRQFNGKVRDLLEKVNEKNELDKVCNALGIEMILDNDIKTISGGELQRVAIAATILKKANLYIFDEPTSYLDVKQRIIISKFIRGLANENTAVLVVEHDLIILDYMTDSVHLMYGKPGAYGIVSLPKTTKAGINAYLEGYMADANVRFRDHRIKFEKNAFKKKKEGGIILTEWIDMKKTLNNFNLTASKSILYRHEVVGVLGENGIGKTSFIKILAGEIQPDTGKIEKSVKVSYKPQYLKNDSDELVMVTLRDAIAKYDTEIIRPLNIKPLFTKQLNQLSGGELQKIAIALCLSKDAELYLMDEPSAYLDVEQRLVTARVIKDLMENKGKTAFIVDHDLLFLDFLSEKLAVFEGEPAKSGKLNAILSMENGMNMFLKNLNLTFRRDIESGRPRANKPGSIKDREQKNANKYYY; from the coding sequence ATGAGCCGAATTGCTGTAGTTAAAAAAGAAGATTGTAATCCTGTAGGTTGCGGTAATTATCTTTGCATAAGAGTATGTCCAATTAATCGGAAAGGTGAAAACTGTATATTTAAAGGAGACGACCGCAAAATAGGGATAGACGAAACTCTTTGCATAGGCTGCAATATCTGCGTAAAAAAATGCCCTTTTGAAGCAATAAGCATAATTAACCTGCCTGAAGAACTTAAAAAAACTCCAATACATCAATATGGAAAAAATGGGTTCCATCTTTATAATTTACCTATTCCGCAATTCGGCAAAGTAGTAGGGCTGCTTGGCATAAATGGTATAGGAAAATCTACTGCTATGCAAGCGCTCGGGGGATTATTAAAACCAAACCTTGGAAAGGAGGGAGAGTCAACATATGATGAATTAATCCAATTTTTTAAAGGCACAGAAGCGCAAAAATATTTTGAAAAAGTTAAAAATGGAGAAATTGTCGTTGCATATAAATTGCAACAAGTAGACTTGATAAATAGACAATTTAATGGAAAAGTCCGCGATTTGCTAGAAAAAGTAAATGAAAAAAATGAACTTGATAAAGTATGCAATGCATTAGGAATTGAAATGATACTTGATAATGATATTAAAACTATATCTGGCGGTGAACTGCAAAGGGTTGCAATTGCTGCAACTATATTAAAAAAAGCTAATCTGTATATTTTTGATGAACCCACTTCCTATTTAGATGTAAAACAGCGCATTATTATCAGTAAATTTATTAGAGGGCTTGCAAATGAAAATACTGCTGTTTTAGTTGTAGAACACGACTTGATTATTCTGGACTATATGACCGACTCAGTGCATTTGATGTATGGTAAACCTGGCGCATACGGCATTGTTTCACTTCCAAAAACAACAAAAGCCGGTATTAATGCTTATCTTGAAGGCTATATGGCGGATGCAAATGTAAGATTCAGGGATCATAGAATCAAGTTTGAAAAAAATGCTTTCAAGAAAAAAAAAGAAGGAGGAATAATTTTAACAGAGTGGATTGATATGAAAAAGACGTTAAATAATTTTAATTTAACCGCAAGTAAAAGTATTCTTTATAGACATGAAGTTGTAGGGGTGTTAGGAGAAAATGGGATCGGGAAGACCTCATTTATCAAGATATTAGCAGGTGAAATTCAACCCGATACCGGTAAAATTGAAAAAAGTGTAAAGGTTTCTTATAAACCCCAATACTTAAAAAATGATTCAGATGAACTCGTAATGGTAACATTGCGTGATGCTATTGCTAAATATGACACTGAAATAATCAGACCGCTAAACATTAAACCTTTATTTACAAAACAGCTTAACCAATTATCCGGCGGCGAACTACAGAAAATTGCAATTGCTTTATGCTTGTCAAAAGATGCTGAATTATATTTAATGGACGAACCTTCAGCTTATCTTGATGTAGAGCAAAGACTGGTGACAGCCCGCGTAATCAAAGATTTAATGGAAAATAAAGGTAAAACCGCTTTTATTGTGGATCATGACTTATTATTTTTAGATTTCTTGTCGGAGAAATTAGCAGTATTCGAAGGTGAACCAGCTAAATCTGGCAAACTTAATGCTATATTAAGTATGGAAAATGGTATGAACATGTTCCTAAAAAATCTAAATCTAACTTTTAGAAGAGATATTGAAAGCGGCAGACCGCGCGCAAATAAACCCGGCTCTATTAAAGATAGAGAACAAAAAAACGCAAATAAATATTATTATTAA
- a CDS encoding methyltransferase domain-containing protein has product MSKLIYRKEKKQFFEDTGREVTIIKQREYFIKDISNDFHTENGVISKADLKKKTSINSSMGTEFQIIDTSFIDVYKRIKRIAQIIPRKDVGYLIAETGIGKGSVIVDAGSGSGGLSLFLANIAKKVTTYDIKKEHVALVNENIKFLNLKNVIAKEHNIYDGIEDKNVDVFTLDLPEPWKVLPHAVKSLKQGGFIVSYSPCIPQVADFVNALVNNENFIHIKTIEVIEREWEVSGRKVRPKSKMMGHSGFLSFVRKI; this is encoded by the coding sequence ATGTCCAAGCTGATTTACAGAAAGGAGAAAAAACAATTTTTTGAAGATACTGGCAGAGAAGTTACTATAATAAAACAGCGAGAATATTTTATCAAAGACATCTCTAATGATTTTCATACCGAAAATGGGGTAATTAGCAAAGCAGATCTTAAAAAAAAAACTTCTATTAACTCAAGTATGGGTACGGAATTTCAAATTATTGATACAAGCTTTATTGACGTTTACAAAAGAATAAAAAGAATAGCTCAAATCATACCCCGAAAAGATGTTGGGTATCTTATAGCAGAGACAGGGATAGGAAAAGGTTCAGTGATTGTTGATGCAGGTTCAGGTTCTGGGGGTTTATCATTATTTCTTGCAAATATTGCAAAAAAAGTTACTACATACGATATAAAAAAAGAGCATGTTGCGCTTGTAAATGAAAATATTAAATTTCTTAACTTAAAAAATGTTATAGCAAAGGAACATAATATTTATGACGGAATTGAAGATAAAAATGTTGATGTTTTTACACTTGACCTTCCCGAACCGTGGAAAGTTCTTCCTCATGCGGTAAAATCATTAAAACAAGGCGGGTTTATAGTCTCATATAGTCCGTGCATTCCACAGGTTGCAGATTTTGTTAATGCGTTAGTAAATAATGAAAACTTTATCCATATTAAAACCATTGAAGTAATTGAACGGGAATGGGAAGTATCGGGTAGAAAGGTTAGACCTAAATCCAAGATGATGGGCCATTCGGGATTCTTATCATTTGTTAGAAAGATTTAA
- the cca gene encoding CCA tRNA nucleotidyltransferase — translation MELLKEILKSHKIKDTERKVRPILNRIKTEIETENINAEVVLGGSVAKGTHLKKYDCDIFVKFGETYKDKNLSELLEKILQCFDNVERVHGSRDYFKLLYQHIEFEIVPVLNIKNSEEALNVTDVSPLHVLWVKKHIGKKADDIKLAKLFCKAQRVYGAESFINGFSGYMIEILVIYYGSFLNFLKGVSNWKLKEVIDFTQYYKNEKEVFKTLNKAKLDSPLILIDPVQKERNAAAALSYEKFNLLIAAAAKFLAGPSKKMFCMHKFLLKKIKIKAKKEKGVLIMIEAAPLEGKKDVIGGKLLKCFNYGKRQLELNDFKLLDSDWYWSDIKQNAYMWYIVHPEKLSEYKIHAGPLISSNKKDVAKFIKKHKKYKIENNRIYSEIKRKYTKPKQLIKTLMNIYFKDKVKKNKLIE, via the coding sequence ATGGAATTGTTAAAAGAAATATTAAAATCCCATAAAATAAAAGACACTGAACGTAAAGTTAGACCAATCCTCAATAGGATTAAGACTGAGATTGAGACTGAGAATATCAATGCAGAGGTTGTCCTTGGAGGAAGCGTAGCTAAAGGCACTCACCTAAAAAAATATGATTGCGATATTTTTGTAAAATTTGGCGAAACATATAAAGATAAAAATTTGTCTGAATTACTCGAAAAAATATTGCAATGTTTTGATAATGTTGAAAGAGTACATGGCTCCAGAGATTATTTTAAACTATTATATCAGCATATTGAATTTGAAATTGTTCCTGTATTAAATATTAAAAATTCCGAAGAGGCGTTAAATGTTACAGATGTCAGCCCATTACATGTCCTATGGGTTAAAAAACACATTGGAAAAAAAGCTGATGATATTAAACTTGCAAAATTATTCTGCAAAGCCCAGAGAGTTTATGGGGCAGAATCTTTCATCAATGGATTTTCAGGATACATGATTGAAATTCTAGTTATCTATTATGGAAGTTTTTTAAATTTTTTAAAAGGAGTAAGCAATTGGAAATTGAAAGAAGTAATTGATTTTACGCAGTATTATAAAAATGAAAAAGAAGTTTTCAAAACATTAAATAAGGCTAAACTTGACAGTCCATTAATTTTAATAGACCCTGTACAAAAAGAGAGAAATGCCGCCGCAGCACTTAGTTATGAAAAATTTAACCTGCTAATAGCGGCTGCTGCAAAGTTTCTTGCAGGCCCTTCAAAAAAGATGTTTTGCATGCATAAATTTTTATTAAAAAAAATTAAAATCAAAGCTAAAAAAGAAAAAGGTGTTTTAATCATGATTGAAGCTGCACCTTTAGAAGGAAAAAAAGATGTTATAGGGGGGAAATTATTAAAATGTTTTAATTATGGAAAAAGGCAGTTGGAATTAAACGATTTTAAGTTATTAGATTCTGACTGGTACTGGTCTGATATTAAACAAAATGCATATATGTGGTACATAGTCCATCCAGAAAAATTATCCGAATATAAAATACATGCAGGACCTTTAATTAGTTCAAACAAAAAAGATGTTGCAAAATTTATTAAAAAACATAAAAAATATAAAATAGAAAATAACAGAATATATAGCGAAATTAAAAGGAAATATACTAAACCTAAACAATTAATTAAAACCCTCATGAATATTTATTTTAAGGACAAAGTCAAAAAAAATAAATTAATCGAATAA